The proteins below are encoded in one region of Festucalex cinctus isolate MCC-2025b chromosome 2, RoL_Fcin_1.0, whole genome shotgun sequence:
- the LOC144013948 gene encoding PDZ domain-containing protein 4-like isoform X2, with translation MRDPVLSNILRGRRSRRRAGFTGPPAGAAPLTMGMADCVDSCTQTDISFQHMLSAGKSRQAPANPSPSPPLPPTLLEPYLLNELFLEPVYYDPSDYFDVSQHDVDRQDELEYEEVELYKSRHQDKLGLTVCYRTDDEEDLGIYVGEVNPNSIAAMDGRIRKGDRILQINGVDIQDREEAVAILTREDSTNVALLLARPEIENDNQVVPDKVDLEPLDNAVHLLASHRSRTTTCVGATSNCHDGVPNRDSPDLLQTVLSISQELDSGVGRTDESTRYEESSEHDLLGDDHTSASNTNATNTPGSMRKFSSPRSDTPPLYSHDLQFSTDSLLGLDCVGGGAPEGGDPVRAMMPGLTEEECERYKELLEIKCYYERSGEGGGVSLDENKNESLTQHEMALVEEELRHLEFKCRNILRAQKMQQLRERCLKAWPAEEKAAESRHQPLSDINELPERERSDKDSTSAYNTGGESCKSTPLGHEKHPCADSPEGGDVQQKSFPSRQRERGTGVQARRGSNPVRRGSDGGLRRNCKTNPSVRPGGHSADNSPYMSRRHAETELPQRYLSCTQLESPPPTYEDPHGGDVSPMSLGSTCKDAARMEWKVKIRSDGSRYVAKRPVRDRLLKARAMKIREERSGMTTDDDAVSEMKMGRYWSKEERKQQLQKAREQRRRREMMMQSRHDFLRDGAGGGQQQEAATSILELCQRRSVKKRSRRILDNWITIQELLTHGSRSADGTKVYNPLLSVTTV, from the exons ATGAGGGACCCCGTGCTGTCCAACATCCTACGGGGGCGCCGGAGCCGCCGGCGCGCAGGCTTCACGGGGCCCCCCGCAGGCGCAGCGCCGCTGACCATGGGGATGGCCGACTGCGTGGACAGCTGCACCCAAACGGACATCAGCTTCCAACATATGTTGAGCGCGGGCAAGAGCAGGCAGGCTCCAGCCAACCCTTCGCCCTCGCCGCCTCTGCCCCCGACCCTCCTGGAGCCTTATCTGCTCAATGAGCT TTTCCTAGAACCCGTCTACTATGACCCCTCCGACTACTTCGACGTCTCTCAGCATGACGTCGACAGGCAGGATGAGCTGGAATACGAG GAGGTGGAGCTCTACAAATCCCGTCACCAGGATAAACTGGGGCTGACCGTGTGTTACAGAACCGACGACGAGGAGGATCTCGGGATCTACGTGGGCGAG GTGAACCCAAATAGTATTGCTGCAATGGACGGCCGCATCCGCAAGGGGGACAGAATATTGCAG atcAACGGAGTGGACATCCAGGACAGAGAGGAGGCGGTTGCTATTCTGACCCGAGAAGACAGCACTAATGTCGCCTTGCTCCTCGCACGACCCGAGATAGAG AATGATAACCAAGTGGTCCCGGACAAAGTGGACCTGGAGCCACTGGACAACGCcgtccacctgctggccagtcACAGAAGCAGAACCACCACCTGCGTGGGCGCCACTTCCAACTGCCACGATGGCGTCCCGAACCGGGACTCGCCCGATTTGCTGCAAACGGTGCTGAGCATCAGCCAAGAGCTGGACAGCGGAGTGGGCCGCACGGACGAAAGCACGCGCTACGAGGAGTCGTCGGAGCACGACCTCCTGGGTGACGACCACACCAGCGCCTCCAACACCAACGCCACAAACACGCCCGGAAGCATGCGCAAGTTCTCGTCCCCCCGAAGCGACACGCCGCCGCTGTACTCCCACGACCTCCAGTTTAGCACCGACTCCCTCTTGGGCCTGGACTGCGTCGGCGGAGGCGCACCGGAGGGCGGCGACCCGGTGAGGGCGATGATGCCCGGGCTGACCGAGGAAGAGTGCGAGCGCTACAAGGAGCTGCTGGAGATCAAGTGTTACTACGAGAGGAGCGGCGAGGGAGGAGGCGTCTCGCTGGACGAGAACAAGAACGAGAGCTTGACTCAGCACGAGATGGCGCTCGTGGAGGAGGAGCTGCGGCACCTGGAATTCAAGTGCCGGAACATCCTGCGGGCGCAGAAGATGCAGCAGCTGAGGGAGCGCTGCCTGAAAGCATGGCCGGCCGAGGAGAAGGCGGCCGAGTCCCGTCACCAGCCTTTGTCCGACATCAACGAGCTCCCCGAGAGGGAGCGCTCCGATAAGGACAGCACCAGCGCCTACAACACCGGCGGGGAAAGCTGCAAGAGCACCCCGCTGGGTCACGAGAAGCACCCGTGCGCAGACAGCCCGGAAGGCGGAGACGTGCAACAGAAGAGCTTCCCCTCACGGCAGCGAGAGAGGGGGACCGGGGTCCAAGCCAGGAGAGGGTCCAACCCGGTCCGAAGGGGATCCGACGGAGGTCTGAGACGCAACTGCAAAACCAACCCGAGCGTGAGGCCCGGGGGCCACAGCGCCGACAACAGTCCTTACATGTCCCGCCGTCACGCCGAAACCGAGTTGCCGCAGCGCTACCTGAGCTGCACGCAGCTGGAGTCCCCGCCGCCGACCTACGAGGACCCCCACGGAGGCGACGTCAGCCCCATGAGTCTGGGCAGCACTTGCAAGGACGCGGCGCGGATGGAGTGGAAGGTGAAGATCCGGAGCGACGGCTCGCGCTACGTGGCCAAGAGGCCCGTGAGGGACCGCCTCCTCAAGGCGCGCGCCATGAAGATCCGGGAAGAACGCAGCGGCATGACCACGGACGACGACGCGGTGAGCGAGATGAAGATGGGTCGCTACTGGAGCAAAGAGGAGCGCAAGCAGCAGCTGCAGAAGGCCcgggagcagcggcggcggcgggagaTGATGATGCAGAGCAGACACGACTTCCTGAGGGACGGCGCTGGAGGCGGACAGCAGCAGGAAGCCGCCACCTCCATCCTGGAGCTGTGCCAGCGCAGGAGCGTGAAGAAGCGCAGCCGCAGGATTCTGGATAACTGGATCACCATTCAGGAACTGCTGACCCACGGGAGCCGCTCTGCGGATGGGACCAAAGTTTACAACCCGCTGCTGTCAGTCACCACAGTCTGA
- the LOC144013948 gene encoding PDZ domain-containing protein 4-like isoform X1 produces the protein MGCNMCVVQKPEEQYRVMFQVNRKELSRLSGDPTLDMRDPVLSNILRGRRSRRRAGFTGPPAGAAPLTMGMADCVDSCTQTDISFQHMLSAGKSRQAPANPSPSPPLPPTLLEPYLLNELFLEPVYYDPSDYFDVSQHDVDRQDELEYEEVELYKSRHQDKLGLTVCYRTDDEEDLGIYVGEVNPNSIAAMDGRIRKGDRILQINGVDIQDREEAVAILTREDSTNVALLLARPEIENDNQVVPDKVDLEPLDNAVHLLASHRSRTTTCVGATSNCHDGVPNRDSPDLLQTVLSISQELDSGVGRTDESTRYEESSEHDLLGDDHTSASNTNATNTPGSMRKFSSPRSDTPPLYSHDLQFSTDSLLGLDCVGGGAPEGGDPVRAMMPGLTEEECERYKELLEIKCYYERSGEGGGVSLDENKNESLTQHEMALVEEELRHLEFKCRNILRAQKMQQLRERCLKAWPAEEKAAESRHQPLSDINELPERERSDKDSTSAYNTGGESCKSTPLGHEKHPCADSPEGGDVQQKSFPSRQRERGTGVQARRGSNPVRRGSDGGLRRNCKTNPSVRPGGHSADNSPYMSRRHAETELPQRYLSCTQLESPPPTYEDPHGGDVSPMSLGSTCKDAARMEWKVKIRSDGSRYVAKRPVRDRLLKARAMKIREERSGMTTDDDAVSEMKMGRYWSKEERKQQLQKAREQRRRREMMMQSRHDFLRDGAGGGQQQEAATSILELCQRRSVKKRSRRILDNWITIQELLTHGSRSADGTKVYNPLLSVTTV, from the exons ATGGGCTGCAACATGTGTGTGGTCCAAAAGCCAGAAGAACAATACAGGGTCATGTTCCAG GTGAACAGGAAAGAGTTGTCGCGCCTGTCTGGCGATCCCACCCTGGACATGAGGGACCCCGTGCTGTCCAACATCCTACGGGGGCGCCGGAGCCGCCGGCGCGCAGGCTTCACGGGGCCCCCCGCAGGCGCAGCGCCGCTGACCATGGGGATGGCCGACTGCGTGGACAGCTGCACCCAAACGGACATCAGCTTCCAACATATGTTGAGCGCGGGCAAGAGCAGGCAGGCTCCAGCCAACCCTTCGCCCTCGCCGCCTCTGCCCCCGACCCTCCTGGAGCCTTATCTGCTCAATGAGCT TTTCCTAGAACCCGTCTACTATGACCCCTCCGACTACTTCGACGTCTCTCAGCATGACGTCGACAGGCAGGATGAGCTGGAATACGAG GAGGTGGAGCTCTACAAATCCCGTCACCAGGATAAACTGGGGCTGACCGTGTGTTACAGAACCGACGACGAGGAGGATCTCGGGATCTACGTGGGCGAG GTGAACCCAAATAGTATTGCTGCAATGGACGGCCGCATCCGCAAGGGGGACAGAATATTGCAG atcAACGGAGTGGACATCCAGGACAGAGAGGAGGCGGTTGCTATTCTGACCCGAGAAGACAGCACTAATGTCGCCTTGCTCCTCGCACGACCCGAGATAGAG AATGATAACCAAGTGGTCCCGGACAAAGTGGACCTGGAGCCACTGGACAACGCcgtccacctgctggccagtcACAGAAGCAGAACCACCACCTGCGTGGGCGCCACTTCCAACTGCCACGATGGCGTCCCGAACCGGGACTCGCCCGATTTGCTGCAAACGGTGCTGAGCATCAGCCAAGAGCTGGACAGCGGAGTGGGCCGCACGGACGAAAGCACGCGCTACGAGGAGTCGTCGGAGCACGACCTCCTGGGTGACGACCACACCAGCGCCTCCAACACCAACGCCACAAACACGCCCGGAAGCATGCGCAAGTTCTCGTCCCCCCGAAGCGACACGCCGCCGCTGTACTCCCACGACCTCCAGTTTAGCACCGACTCCCTCTTGGGCCTGGACTGCGTCGGCGGAGGCGCACCGGAGGGCGGCGACCCGGTGAGGGCGATGATGCCCGGGCTGACCGAGGAAGAGTGCGAGCGCTACAAGGAGCTGCTGGAGATCAAGTGTTACTACGAGAGGAGCGGCGAGGGAGGAGGCGTCTCGCTGGACGAGAACAAGAACGAGAGCTTGACTCAGCACGAGATGGCGCTCGTGGAGGAGGAGCTGCGGCACCTGGAATTCAAGTGCCGGAACATCCTGCGGGCGCAGAAGATGCAGCAGCTGAGGGAGCGCTGCCTGAAAGCATGGCCGGCCGAGGAGAAGGCGGCCGAGTCCCGTCACCAGCCTTTGTCCGACATCAACGAGCTCCCCGAGAGGGAGCGCTCCGATAAGGACAGCACCAGCGCCTACAACACCGGCGGGGAAAGCTGCAAGAGCACCCCGCTGGGTCACGAGAAGCACCCGTGCGCAGACAGCCCGGAAGGCGGAGACGTGCAACAGAAGAGCTTCCCCTCACGGCAGCGAGAGAGGGGGACCGGGGTCCAAGCCAGGAGAGGGTCCAACCCGGTCCGAAGGGGATCCGACGGAGGTCTGAGACGCAACTGCAAAACCAACCCGAGCGTGAGGCCCGGGGGCCACAGCGCCGACAACAGTCCTTACATGTCCCGCCGTCACGCCGAAACCGAGTTGCCGCAGCGCTACCTGAGCTGCACGCAGCTGGAGTCCCCGCCGCCGACCTACGAGGACCCCCACGGAGGCGACGTCAGCCCCATGAGTCTGGGCAGCACTTGCAAGGACGCGGCGCGGATGGAGTGGAAGGTGAAGATCCGGAGCGACGGCTCGCGCTACGTGGCCAAGAGGCCCGTGAGGGACCGCCTCCTCAAGGCGCGCGCCATGAAGATCCGGGAAGAACGCAGCGGCATGACCACGGACGACGACGCGGTGAGCGAGATGAAGATGGGTCGCTACTGGAGCAAAGAGGAGCGCAAGCAGCAGCTGCAGAAGGCCcgggagcagcggcggcggcgggagaTGATGATGCAGAGCAGACACGACTTCCTGAGGGACGGCGCTGGAGGCGGACAGCAGCAGGAAGCCGCCACCTCCATCCTGGAGCTGTGCCAGCGCAGGAGCGTGAAGAAGCGCAGCCGCAGGATTCTGGATAACTGGATCACCATTCAGGAACTGCTGACCCACGGGAGCCGCTCTGCGGATGGGACCAAAGTTTACAACCCGCTGCTGTCAGTCACCACAGTCTGA